A stretch of DNA from Anabrus simplex isolate iqAnaSimp1 chromosome 12, ASM4041472v1, whole genome shotgun sequence:
GGTGTTCACGTGGACTTCCTTGACACCAGACATACATTTCATGGATACAAATCAGTTAAAGACAACGAACAGCATCTTCTTGAAATAGCAGGTGTTAAGTTTGCAGTGTTTCATATCCTGTTATCCTTGTTACCCTCCATTCATCAGAACTGTACATTTACTAAAGAAAACATGCTGCTTCTACTGCTAATGAAATGTAAACTTGGTATTAGTTTCGCCGCTCTAGGCGTAATTTTTAACTGCCATAGGACTACAGCATCTGCTACTTTTAAATTCGCTCTCCATCATATTtttgagaaaacaaaggaatgGATTTTCTGGCCACAACGATCCACGATCAAAAGCACAATGCCTAATGCTTTTAAAAAACACTATGAAAATTGTACGTGCATTATAGATTGCAGTGAAGTGCCCTGTGAAAGACCTAACAGTGTTCgtcaaagaattttaatgttttctcattataagaattcatttacagtaaaatttcTTGTTGCCATTACTCCAtcaggttacatttcttttatatcCAAATGTTATGGTGGAAGAGCGACTGACAGCTACATCACAGTTAATTCCGGTATATTAAACTTTCTTCAGCCAGGGGATATAGTTATGTGTGACAAAGGATTCCCACAGATAAAAACTTGTATTGAGAACAGAAACGCTGTAATGGTAATGCCACCTTTTGCGTTCAACCCTCAGTTTTCAGGTGCAGAAGTTGAAACAACATACGATATTGCATCAGTAAGAATTCATGTTGAAAGAGCTATTCAGAGAatgaaaatttacaaaatattaagCAACAAACTCACAATGGATTTACTTCCTCATATAGATAAAATTGTTCACATCATAGGTGTCTTGGTAAACTTCAGTCCTCCAATAATTAAATCATAAGACTAACTCTTTTAGTTAAGCTTACTAAATATGTTTGCAAATATTTGTCATAAAATTCGATACTGTAATAGAATTTGTAACAGCAAAATAACTTGTGTTTGAATTATGCtatcaacataataaataataaataattttcaagttgAATTCCTAGTATTGAGAAATACAATTCGTACATCAGCCATTATCCGAGTAGTGATAATTGACACTTGAATATAGTTATAGTGCAGTCACTGTATGATCTTTAAATATTACTGGAAGgtaatgttcaaaataaaatttctctactGAAGGAATAGTGCTGGAAAGGAAGTCATCATTTCTGGAAACGTTGACTGTAACACTTCCCTTTGGAGAATATATAAACAAGTCACAGTTGTGAAGGTTCAGAATGTACATTGATACCTGCACCTGAGTATAATAAACGTGTGTTTCCTTTAGCTTTACGTTACCATCAGTAGTTATATATAAATACGGGACATTACACCTTTTGTCTTCAACTACGGGTTTTTCTCGACACGAATAAGGGCACTTAATCTCGAGAAGATTAACAAAATCCTGACCTACAACTATTCCATCTGGACTGCAACATAACCATGATTGTTGTTCTTTTATAAACAACCCGAGTTGAACCACACGGCATTCCTTTAATAAGCAATACTCCTCAAGTGCCTTCCGTTCATtaactctgccatatctcactgcaggagTGTTTAAATTCTTAGATAAAAGAAACGAAAATGTCAGCCTTTCGTAATCTCCACTCTGTAGGGTTTTGATCTGGTGTACGTTCTGGCTGGCCGAAATGCGTAACTTCCTTTGCTGGAACCAGGAAGGACATAAAGATTGTTCCCTTGTCTCAACTGCAATTGCGTGCTTCTGTGAATTTGTTACTTTAACATTTTCACAATAAAACCTCAATATATCACTTGACAACATGCACTCATAATTTGTGGGAGCTAGTGATATGTTACCACCgggcaaattattcacaacatagcATCTAAATAGTTTATtaactgtttgtttgtccaactggTTAAGACACTGAAATAGAAGGTCTCTTTCGCTTAGCTCTACGGCGCTTTCAACGATATTTTGAACAATGCAAGTGGAGATAAAGAAAGATTCACCTTCAGACTCTGCTTTCAAAATTTTTGAGAAAGCACAGTCTATGTCCTTAATTTGTTCATATAATTGTCTTTTACTTAAGGATTCAACATTTTCACTTTCCGACGCGTAATAAATTGGTCGCTTATTTGATGGTCCATTTAGTATTTCTTCTACATTCCCTCCTTTACAATACTCCGCAATAATGTTCTTAGGTTTCTCCCACTGTTGCAGAGAGGAAGTCTGGGAAGAATCTCTCTCAGTATTGATATAAATACACAATGCAGCAATATGTTTACAACATTGTGAAAGTCCGGCTTTGCAATCGCACTCAGCTGATTTAATCTTTCTACCACAATCAATCTGTAAAAAAATTAATCTtgtgtaaattaattgtaaaaacgCTTAAAACTTCAATAGATACAAATATTATGCTACGTTATTATACAGAAGGAGAAAGTATAtgcttactttaattttaacagcatAAGGCGGCTGATGGATGTTTGTTTCCCTCAAACACAAACAGGTTATTTCTTCTCCCAACGCGAAAGTATAtgcttactttaattttaacagcatAAGGCGGCTGATGGATGTTTGTTTCCCTCAAACACAAACAGGTTATTTCTTCTCCCAACGCTTCTCTTGCTTGTAGTATGTGATGACTGTCACAGAGTTTTGCACCCTTCTTTAAAGTAGAAGCTCTGAAATACGATGCATCCCAATGAACTTCTCGAAATCCTACACAAATATCTAGAGACGACATTTGGACATTCAGTTCTTCCCTGTGCTTGTAATTGCACAAGCTACTATCGTCCCCCAGAAAGCCTACACAAGTCACCGCTACGAGCGCCAGCAACTAAAATAACATGATGCGCACGAGCTCTATAGCAACTCACTCCTCATATGCCCAGGCCATCCGGTGGAGCCTCATACATGACAAATGTAGAGAGGAGGCACATTTTTCAGTATCAGTGGAGCCAGACGAACTCCTCCGGCACCCTGGAGTCTCTTAAAATCTCTAAGAATCGAAAAGACATTAGTAATTCTCTCTACCTCTCTTCTGGCAAATGCCTGTTTACCTTTTCACGTAAGACTAGCGTTCGTTTCCTTCCAGTTTGCTATTTATTTCAACCAATATTAGCCTGCGCCTTATTACCCATGCGAGCAGTACCAGCATAGCTGGCAGTCCTTCGACTACACTCAAAGAAATTACGTCTCGCCCGCCGTTGTACTACTGATTCTGTTCTTTACTGTGTAGTTATGTAGCTTTCGTTGATTTAGAGAACGACAAGGTTGACTGGAAGTTATTATTTCAAACTCTGAGAACGTTGGATCTTGATTGGTAGGACAGATGTTTGTTTTTAACCTGTATAAAGTCCAAagcttgtgtccgggagatagtgggttcgaatcccactgttggcagccctgaagatggtttcccgtggtttcccattttcacaccaggcaaatgctggggctgtaccttaattaaggccacggccgcttccttccaactcctaggtatttcctatcccatcgtcgccaataagacctatctgtgtcggtgggacacaaaaccactagcaaaaaaagcccAAAGCACTGAAATAAACATCAGTGGAacgacaagagaagcaagaataagaagaggagtgcggcaaggctgTCCCTTATCGCCTTATCTGTTTAATATCTTCACAGAATTCGCTATtcgaacagtaaaagaaaaaaccaaagggataaattttaatggtaaacaaaatcatattcgctttgcagatgatattgcattgatagctgattcagagcacaaaatgaccaGGATGCTCGCTgtactaaacaacacgttagacAAGTTCAGActaaaaaataaacacaaagaaaacgaaaatgatggtcgttcaaaagaactagactgaattgaaaacaaacattaaattaggctgtgcaaaaatgtatctggttaaagaattttgttttcTTGGTAGCGTTATTACCAATGATAGTCGGTGCCTGACAGAAGTCGAAAGAATTGCTTTGGCAATGCAACAGGAAAAATCCATTGTTAAGTAAGCACGTAAGAATTGAAACCagaaagaaatttgttaaaacctttgtttggagtgtgctaattTACGGTTGTGGGACAGGATTTAGGGAAAACAAGCACAGTCAAGAatagaagctgcggaaatgtggttctgaagaagactgacagggacgagttggacaaaAAAAGAAGAGTAATATCcgaatcttgaatgacgttaatgagaaacggaccttagtTTATTCACTGGAGgggaggaaagctaaatttcttggacacatactttctccagaatgtctttgaAGGCACGGTCTTGTGAAAGAAGTCGAGACAAAGACCACATCTCTCATACCCTAGGAACATAATcgctcagctgggttttgcttcctgtGTCACGATGAataggactgctgaagaccgtgggatgtagCTGCAGatggacggacggacagacggatGGATGGATCAAAACACTTTTATTTGCGTATAAGCCTCTCCAAGAACTTAAGCGCTATGGATCTACACGCGCACATTTAACTAGTACATTAGATTCAATCTGCCTTTATTTCTTTAGAACATGTTTGGGAAAGATCTGTTATctggaggagagcggctccagtttcTTGTGGCAGGCTggaatggaatggtgagagaaacgcagtgtcatctggtaggattgttggggtcttccttagAGCCCCacagatagggccggtcgtgtcatcatcgggagggcggccttcttctcaccagaggtgatgacacggccggacagtagtagtagtagtagtagtagtagtagtagtagtagtagtagtagtagtagtagtagtagtcaccaatttcttgctttattttattatcctttattgttcattttattttgcgtcttaatattaagtggagacgatgggcGTGGCATGGGGGACTGAGAACGGCTGCCATGCTGATTCTATCTTGGGAGTGTCAGATTTCTGGAGTATCCAATGTACCCCATGGCATGCCCAGGGAATCcggtatttcttttattttatttttgatgtgaGCTGTCCATGTGAAAATGTATCGGCAAAtttgcctgttatgttcaataaatatctatctatctatctattatctgGTTTCGCTGTTTAAATTTCCTTTGCGTGACACAGTTgaatattttttgtgtgtgtttcagGGGTCTACCATGCGGCATATCAGTGCCTCCATTGACCAAAGGAGATGGCGAAGAAGACAAGCTGTACAGCATCAGTCAGAGGTTCTCCTACTTCCAGGAGAACACCAAGAAAGTGGAGATCCCGTTCCACCTGCGCAGGACGATCCGACCACCAGCTCGGTATAAGAATGCGCGCATGACAGTTCGTCTCCGTCCACGACAAGTGTTGTGTTCAAAGTGTCGTAGTATATGTAATGAGAACTCTGAGAACGTGGACTTATCCAAGAAGAGGAAGAGCACGGAGCAGCCGGAGCTGGCTCCCACGAGGAGTCCTCGGCCTCTCTTTTCTGAGAACCAGCGCGAGAACCAGGTGAAGAGTCCGCCATCGGAGTCGCTGATCCCCAAGCTGGCCAACGAGATCAACAAGATTAAGATCGTGGGTAACTATTGGGTTAGACACACGTCTGTGGAATCTCAGGGAGAGAAGAAGGGGGTAGAGACTAGGAGTGAGAAGAGAGTATATTGCCTTTCGGTGGAGAGCGAGAAGCCTCCCTCGGTGGTTGAGGAGGACACACTGGCAGATAGTTGTAGTGCCGGGCCCGATTGCGAGGACAGTAATGAAAGGATGGTGCTCCGTAAGAAACGTAGTGTGGGCTCAATGGAGGACTTGTGGGACGAGAGCGTGTTCGAAGTGGAGGACGGTATGAGGAAGGGGCTGGATCGACCTGACGCGGACAAGAAGACGCGCGGTGCCAGGGCGACGCCGGTCATTAAGATCTCGTTTGGGTCGCAGGGGGAAGGAACGGTGTTGAAAATTCCTTCGAAAATCCAGAACTACATTCCGAGCGAGAGTGAGAGCGAGGAGAAACAGAGAACCAAAGACGCGAGCGCGAAGGCGGCCAAGAAGGCGCTCAAGAGGGCGAAGAAGGAGGCACGGAGGAAACTGCTACGGCGGCACAAGCACAAGATGAAACATAAGAAGAA
This window harbors:
- the LOC136884102 gene encoding PWWP domain-containing protein 2A, producing MADLESVSQMNLLKNSKILVNVDEVLQDILVVSYICDSKLYQGALLDSTKKGLPCGISVPPLTKGDGEEDKLYSISQRFSYFQENTKKVEIPFHLRRTIRPPARYKNARMTVRLRPRQVLCSKCRSICNENSENVDLSKKRKSTEQPELAPTRSPRPLFSENQRENQVKSPPSESLIPKLANEINKIKIVGNYWVRHTSVESQGEKKGVETRSEKRVYCLSVESEKPPSVVEEDTLADSCSAGPDCEDSNERMVLRKKRSVGSMEDLWDESVFEVEDGMRKGLDRPDADKKTRGARATPVIKISFGSQGEGTVLKIPSKIQNYIPSESESEEKQRTKDASAKAAKKALKRAKKEARRKLLRRHKHKMKHKKKHKDERKHNKEEDYTAIKERCLKQKLSISLKRLNANAYYLGSNGCKSPTTSSCSNSEMSDDHGEAVPDFPSSHPLMMRISSQNVGSCLTGDGRRMAVGDVVWGKIHGFPWWPGKVLSITMSRKDDGGFLSPQAHVAWYGSSTSSLMPCDQLSPFLETFKTRYNKKKRGPYKEAIRQATCEARREEEDVILPVTASSSSPQEVNVAS